From a single Cyclobacterium marinum DSM 745 genomic region:
- a CDS encoding sialidase family protein, with product MKIVAILMTVLLSGFNLVAQQFDDSKVPGIVVAYSPASSGKYIGSPSLAVLPNGDYVASHDFFGPESNEHKRATSKIYTSSNKGKSWKEIAEIDGAFWSKLFVHQGTLWLIGPDRHHGNTLVRRSDDGGKTWTQPTDKNNGLILEGEYHCAPMPIIEHNGRIWRAMESAMGPIKKWGKRYGAFMLSAPVDADLLKADSWTSSNILYYDSTYLDGNFGGWLEGNAVVDKEGQIWDMLRVDDRSTLEEKAARVKISADGKKATFDPATGFIPFPGGSKKFTIRYDEKSDLYWTIANVIPDDIKKSTDRTNPAGIRNTQALFSSPDLINWEQKKVLLQHEDIKNHGFQYVDWLFNGKDILFLSRTAYDDGVGGAHNNHDANFLTFHKIKKFRKIK from the coding sequence ATGAAAATAGTAGCGATTTTAATGACAGTTTTATTGTCGGGTTTTAATTTGGTAGCTCAGCAATTCGATGATTCGAAAGTACCCGGTATAGTAGTGGCCTATAGCCCTGCTTCCTCCGGTAAATACATTGGCTCTCCAAGCTTGGCCGTTTTGCCTAATGGTGATTACGTAGCCTCCCATGATTTTTTTGGACCTGAGTCCAATGAGCATAAAAGAGCTACTTCAAAAATTTATACCTCCAGTAATAAGGGGAAATCATGGAAGGAAATTGCTGAAATTGACGGGGCGTTTTGGTCCAAACTTTTTGTTCACCAAGGGACACTTTGGCTAATCGGACCTGACAGGCATCATGGGAATACGCTTGTGAGGCGCTCAGATGATGGTGGAAAAACTTGGACGCAACCTACCGACAAAAACAATGGTTTAATCCTAGAAGGGGAGTACCATTGCGCTCCTATGCCTATTATTGAACACAATGGAAGAATTTGGAGAGCCATGGAAAGTGCCATGGGCCCAATCAAGAAATGGGGAAAAAGGTACGGTGCTTTTATGTTATCAGCCCCTGTGGATGCAGACTTATTAAAAGCAGATAGCTGGACCAGCAGCAATATTCTCTATTACGATTCCACTTATCTTGATGGTAATTTTGGTGGCTGGTTAGAAGGCAATGCAGTCGTAGACAAAGAGGGACAAATTTGGGACATGTTGCGTGTGGATGACCGTTCTACTTTAGAAGAGAAAGCTGCCAGAGTTAAAATTAGTGCCGATGGTAAAAAAGCCACTTTTGATCCAGCAACTGGATTTATCCCCTTTCCTGGAGGAAGTAAAAAATTTACCATTCGCTATGATGAAAAAAGTGACCTTTATTGGACCATTGCCAATGTAATTCCGGATGATATTAAAAAGTCAACAGACCGTACTAACCCTGCAGGTATCCGAAATACTCAGGCCCTGTTCTCTTCTCCCGATTTAATTAATTGGGAGCAAAAAAAGGTGTTATTGCAACATGAAGACATTAAAAACCATGGTTTTCAATATGTGGATTGGCTATTTAATGGAAAAGACATCCTTTTCCTGTCCAGAACTGCCTATGATGATGGGGTAGGAGGAGCACACAATAACCACGATGCCAACTTCCTTACCTTTCATAAGATCAAAAAGTTTAGAAAAATTAAGTAA